The sequence TATGCCGTGGCCATGGCCATGGCGCGTCACCCCGAGGCCGTTGCCGCTATGACCGAGGCCAATTGGGAGATTGCCAGCCACGGCTACCGCTGGATTGACTATCAGTACTTTGGCCTAGACGCCGAGCGCGAGCATATTCGCCAGGCCGTAGAGATTCACACGCAGGTGGCAGGCAGCCGCCCCCTGGGTTTCTACCAGGGCCGTAACAGCCCCAATACCCGTGCCCTGGTGGTTGAGGAAGGCGGCTTTCTCTACGATGCTGACAGCTATGCCGACGACCTACCCTACTGGAGCTTCGAGTACGGTAAACCTCATTTGATCATCCCCTACACCCTTGACAACAACGACATGCGTTTCGCTACCTACGCTGGGTTTAATTCAGGGGATCAGTTTTTTGCCTACCTGCGCGATGCCTTTGACACCCTCTACGCCGAGGGCGATGAGGCCCCTAAAATGATGAGCATTGGTCTGCACTGCCGCCTGGCGGGCAAGCCCGGTCGTACGGCAGCACTGGCGCGGTTTCTAGATTACATCCAGGGACACGATCGCGTCTGGGTGTGCCGCCGGGTCGATATCGCTCGCCACTGGCATGAGCACCACCAGCCTGCCTAAGCTCACCATAGCCAGCCTTGACGTGGCAAAGCGTCTCCTCCAGGCATGACTTACATGAAGTCCGGTTCATTGACCAACAGACAACGGCTTGACTGTCATTTCCGCCTCTGCAAGAACCCACCCTGGAGTAACTTATCCATAATGGATTCCTACTGCCGTGGGAACGACAGATTAGGAGCATTGAAGCGGAGTTGATATTAGGCGACTTCTGGAAAACTTTCTCCCTAATGGTGGGCAGTGCCCACCCTGATGAACCGTCTACCTGTCCGGGTGTGGCTTGATGCCATGTCCGGCGAATCTCCGTGCCTTTAGGTCGGGGAGGATGTCAATAATCTGGTTTGTGACAGGCTCAATGGCCTGGGGCTAGAGGTTCAAGGGTTAAGGCTGGTCGTGAACCTTGAACCTTGAACCCTCACGAACTTGTTGTCTTTGGCTTAGCAGACTACTAGGGCTGGAGCACCCAAAGCGGCCTATCAATCGGTGTTGATAATGCCCTCCTCAGGATCCACTAGCCGCCAAAGCTTTTGCTTAATCTGGATATCAAACACGTCCCACTTAAGGCGATTGTACTCAGAGTTTTCGTAGAAGCCCGACAAAAACCCGACCGGAATTTCGAAGCCCCCCGCCATCGATCGCCCCCCGCCAAAGAAGCGGCCCTCGCTGTCCTGGCCAAAGGCTTCTTTGATAAATTCGTCGGGGTCAAGGGTAATTTTGCTGGTGCGCAGCGAGCCAATCACCACTTCCCGCTCTTCGTCTTCGTCATGCACAATGCCGTAGACCACGGCGGTGTGCACATTGTCTTCGGTGACGAGAAAATCGGCAGCCTGGGGAATGGCGTCGCGATCGTCGTAGCGCAGGTAGCCTACGCCCGCGATCGACACGTTGTTTTGCACCTTGCGGTTGCGCAGCGATCGCTCAATCACATCCATCACCCGCTTAGAGCGCGAGGCTTGCAGCACCGCACTCAGTAGCTGGCCATCATAAAACTGGCTCAGGTAAGCTGCCGCCATAAAGTCGCTGGCTCCGGCGTGCATCAGCTGATTGGTATCAGCCCGCAGGCCGTGCATTAAGGCTGTAGCGCATTTGGTGTGCTTGCTGTTGTTGCGATCGAGATCGAGCAACCCCTGCTGTAGATACTGCGTGAGAATGGTGGCCGTAGCCCGAATGTGAGGCCGCAGGTCAACATACTCGGCATCGAGCTTAGACTGGGGGGCATGGTGGTCAATCACTAACGTCAGGGGCAACCCAGCTCCCCTCAATTGCTCATAGAGCTGGCTCGTGGTGCCCTGGTTGTCGATTAGCACCAACCCCTGATAATCGGCCACATGAGACGCATCGGCTGCATTGAGCCAGCGGCGAGCCGGCAACCCCGTCAGCCGCACTAGGGCAATATTTTCTTGGTGGCTAAGGGTGCCAGCATAGACAATATCGCACTCGATTTTGTAGTTTGCCGCAATTAACTTGTAGGCCCAAGCCGCCGACAGCGCGTCGGGATCAGGAAAATCTTGCAGCAGCACCAGCTGTTTATCGTTGCGGTGGGCCTCTAGCAGTTGACGTACGGATTGAACAGGGTCGTCAGCGTCGCTATGGTCAGTAGAGTTGGGCACCAGAGAGATAACCCCTTTGCCGTTGGCGGAGGAGGCTTCGAGGGCTTCAGAGCCTGAGTTAAACGTCATCATTAATGTTCTTCTTTCTGCGACTGTGTGTTTAACCGGCTTAACCAAACGTTGAGCGCTGAGGGTGGCCCCTAGGCAGAGGAGAACCACTGTACAGGGGCTACTTAGCTCAGCTATTCGGACCCTTAGATTGCTACACGAGGGGGCACTGTTGAGCGCTATCTAAGGGGGCACACAGGCCACCAGCTACACGCCATATACCCTGCTTACCTATTATTGCAAATTGCCACAGGCCCGTTAGAAAAATCCATCGGATGGGATAAAAACGTCAGGAAATACCAATCACATACTTCTTCCACTCTTGGTGCAAGCCGCTATGAATTTGCCGAGTAACTTCAAAGTAAAGACTGCTGTGGGGCTTACGAGGCTGACTAGACAGCGGCATATTGGCCTCGCGCGGGGTGCGGTTACCTTTTTTAACGTTGCAGCGTACACAGGCCGCAACCATATTTTCCCATGTATCGCCGCCGCCGCGCGATCGCGGCAACACATGGTCAAGGGTTAACCCATCACCGCTGTAGCGGCAATACTGACAGGTGTGATTGTCTCGCTGTAGCAGGTTGCGCCGAGTGAGGGGAATATCTTTGTAGGGCACCCGCACATAGTGACGCAGACGAATTACCGACGGCAACGGAAAGTCGGCATAGACAAACTTGCCGTTGTGCTCAACCCGCTCTGCCTTACCCTTGATGATGAGGACGACAGCCCGACGC is a genomic window of Nodosilinea sp. E11 containing:
- a CDS encoding HNH endonuclease — translated: MSKVLVLNASYEPLNITSWRRAVVLIIKGKAERVEHNGKFVYADFPLPSVIRLRHYVRVPYKDIPLTRRNLLQRDNHTCQYCRYSGDGLTLDHVLPRSRGGGDTWENMVAACVRCNVKKGNRTPREANMPLSSQPRKPHSSLYFEVTRQIHSGLHQEWKKYVIGIS
- a CDS encoding DHH family phosphoesterase codes for the protein MTFNSGSEALEASSANGKGVISLVPNSTDHSDADDPVQSVRQLLEAHRNDKQLVLLQDFPDPDALSAAWAYKLIAANYKIECDIVYAGTLSHQENIALVRLTGLPARRWLNAADASHVADYQGLVLIDNQGTTSQLYEQLRGAGLPLTLVIDHHAPQSKLDAEYVDLRPHIRATATILTQYLQQGLLDLDRNNSKHTKCATALMHGLRADTNQLMHAGASDFMAAAYLSQFYDGQLLSAVLQASRSKRVMDVIERSLRNRKVQNNVSIAGVGYLRYDDRDAIPQAADFLVTEDNVHTAVVYGIVHDEDEEREVVIGSLRTSKITLDPDEFIKEAFGQDSEGRFFGGGRSMAGGFEIPVGFLSGFYENSEYNRLKWDVFDIQIKQKLWRLVDPEEGIINTD
- the puuE gene encoding allantoinase PuuE; translated protein: MAAPSSYPRDLVGYGRTPPHAQWPDNARIAVQFVINYEEGGENCILHGDAASEAFLSESVGAAPLAGVRNMNMESMYEYGSRAGFWRLHRLFTSRGLPLTVYAVAMAMARHPEAVAAMTEANWEIASHGYRWIDYQYFGLDAEREHIRQAVEIHTQVAGSRPLGFYQGRNSPNTRALVVEEGGFLYDADSYADDLPYWSFEYGKPHLIIPYTLDNNDMRFATYAGFNSGDQFFAYLRDAFDTLYAEGDEAPKMMSIGLHCRLAGKPGRTAALARFLDYIQGHDRVWVCRRVDIARHWHEHHQPA